The genomic stretch ggggtggttttgggagCTTATGGGGGGGTACAGGGTGATTTtggagaggttttggggggttaGGGGGGTCCAtgagggagttttgggggggcTTTGTGGGGCTATGGGGGGTTGGGGGGATCtgtgggggggttttggggggggctTTGTGGGGTTATGGGGGATGTGGGGGGGGGTCAAGAGGGCTTAtggggggggctgggagggggctgggggggtctgAGGGTGGGTCTGAGGGGGGGGCAGtgccctctccccctcccccccaattTTGGGTGCCCTCCCCCCAGTTTGGGTGCCCTCCCCCCAGTTGTGGGCGCCCCCTCCCAGTTTGGGCGCCCCCTCCCAGTTTGggtgccccctccccccagttgtgggtgccccctccccccagTTGTGGGTGCCCCCTCCCAGTTTGGGTGCCCCCTCCCAGTTTGGGTGCCCCCTCCCCATTGTGGGTGCCCTCCCCCCAGTTGTGggtgccccctccccccagTTGTGGGTGCCCCCTCCCAGTTTGGGCGCCCCCTCCCAGTTTGGGTGCCCCCTCCCCATTGTGGGTGCCCTCCCCCCAGTTGTGGGTGCCCCCTCCCAGTTGTGGGTGCCCCCTCCCAGTTTGGGTGCCCCCTCCCAGTTTgggtgcccccccccccagttgtgggtgccccctccccccagTTGTGGGTGCCCCCTCCCAGTTGTGGGTGCCCCCTCCCAGTTTGGGCGCCCCCTCCCAGTTtgggtgccccctccccagttGTGGGTGCCCTCCCCCCAGTTGTGGGTGCCCCCTCCCAGTTTGGGTGCCCCCTCCCAGTTTGGGTGCCCCCCCCCCAGTTGTGggtgccccctccccccagTTGTGGGTGCCCCCTCCCAGTTTGGGTGCCCCCTCCCAGTTTGGGTGCCCCCCCCCAGTTGTGggtgccccctccccccagTTGTGGGTGCCCCCTCCCAGTTTGGGCGCCCCCTCCCAGTTTGGGTGCCCCCTCCCAGTTGTGGGTGCCCCCTCCCAGTTTGGGTGCCCCCTCCCAGTTTGGGTGCCCCCTCCCAGTTGTGGGTGCCCCCTCCCAGTTGTGGGTGCCCCCTCCCAGTTTTGGGTGCCCCCTCCCCGATTTCAGGTATTCCCCTGAATTTTGAGTTGCCCCCTCCCCAGTTTCGGGTGCCCATCCCCAGTTTGGGGTGCCTCCTCCCCAATTTTGGGTGTcaccacccccccaccccccccaggCTCGGTGGCCACCGGGGAGGACCCCACGAGCGTGGCCATCGCCAGCATCCAATCGGCCGCCACCTTCCCCGACCCCGGCGTCAAGTATGTGTTCAGGACCGAGGGCGGCGGCACGCAGGTACcgcacctgggcacacctgggggcagctgggcacacctgggaacagctggggcacacctgggcacacctggggggcacctgggaaACACCTGGgtacacctgggcacacctgggatacacctgggcacacctgggtacacctgggcacacctgggcacacctgggatACACCTGGGatacacctgggcacacctgggatacacctgggcacacctgggcacacctgggggcacctgggatACACCTGGGatacacctgggcacacctgggatacacctgggcacacctgggcacacgtgGGGGCACCTGGGAACAgctggggcacacctgggatACACTTGGGCTACACCTGGATACATCTGGgtacacctgggcacacccggGGGGGGCCTGGGGGCCCTTGGGATACACTGGGATACACTGGGATACACcggggcacacctggggggcacctggatacacctgggggcacctgggcacacctgggaaCACCTGGATACACCTGGGAGCACCTGGAtacacctggggacacctgggcacacctgggatacacctgggggcacctgggaacagctgggcacacctgggtacacctgggggcacctgggcacacctgggcacacctggggggcacctggagcacatctgggcacacctgggggcacctgggatACACCTGGATACATCTGGGCTACTCCTGGGCACACCGGGGGGGGGCCTGGGGGCACTTGGGATACACTGGGCTATACTGGGATACACTGGGATACACCTGGGatacacctgggcacacctgggagGGACCTGGATGCACCTGGGGGtacctggggcacacctggggacacctgggcacaccctgggTACACCTGGGGGTACCTAGGGCACAGCTGGATACacctgggaggcagctgggggcacctgggcacacctTGAGGGGGCCAGCTGGGCACACCCAGGTATACCTGGGCATACCTGAGGTACCCCACCTGTGGCAGGTGTGGTACCAGGTGGGGTGGCTCTGGGGGGTGCCCGTGTGCCAGCTGTGCGATGTGCCCACCTGTGCCAGGTGATGTACCGGGTGATCCAGGTGGCTGACGGGCAGCTGGACGCGCAGACCGAGGGCACCAGCGCCATCAGCGGCTACCCGGCCACGCAGTCCATGACACAGGTGGGTCACCTGGCCactgtgccacctgtgccacctgtgccatcCGTGACACAGGTGGGTCACCTGGCCACGCCCACTGTCCCttctgtgccacctgtgccacctgtgccatcTGTGACACAGGTGGGTCACCTGGCCACGCCCACTGTCCcctgtgtgccacctgtgccacctgtgccatcTGTGACACAGGTGGGTCACCTGGCCACGCCCACTGTCCCttctgtgccacctgtgccacctgtgccatcTGTGACACAGGTGGGTCACCTGGCCACGCCCACTGTCCcctgtgtgccacctgtgccatcTGTGACACAGGTGGGTCACCTGGCCACGCCCACTGTCCcctgtgtgccacctgtgccacctgtgccatcCATGACACAGGTGGGTCACCTGGCCACGCCcactgtcccctctgtgccacctgtgccacctgtgccatcCATGACACAGGTGGGTCACCTGGCCactgtgccacctgtgccatcTGTGACACAGGTGGGTCACCTGGCCACGCCCACTGTCCcctgtgtgccacctgtgccacctgtgccatcTGTGACACAGGTGGGTCACCTGGCCACGCCCACTGTCCcctgtgtgccacctgtgccacctgtgccatcTGTGACACAGGTGGGTCACCTGGCCACGCCCACTGTCCcctgtgtgccacctgtgccacctgtgccatcTGTGACACAGGTGGGTCACCTGGCCACGCCcactgtcccctctgtgccacctgtgccacctgtgccatcTGTGACACAGGTGGGTCACCTGGCCactgtgccacctgtgccacctgtgccatcTGTGACACAGGTGGGTCACCTGGCCACGCCCACTGTCCcctgtgtgccacctgtgccacctgtgccatcCATGACACAGGTGGGTCACCTGGCCactgtgccacctgtgccatcTGTGACACAGGTGGGTCACCTGGCCACGCCcactgtcccctctgtgccacctgtgccacctgtgccatcTGTGACACAGGTGGGTCACCTGGCCACGCCCACTGTCCcctgtgtgccacctgtgccacctgtgccatcTGTGACACAGGTGGGTCACCTGGCCACGCCcactgtcccctctgtgccacctgtgccacctgtgccatcCGTGACACAGGTGGGTCACCTGGCCACGCCCACTGTCCcctgtgtgccacctgtgccacctgtgccatcCATGACACAGGTGGGTCACCTGGCCactgtgccacctgtgccacctgtgccatcCATGACACAGGTGGGTCACCTGGCCactgtgccacctgtgccacctgtgccatcCGTGACACAGGTGGGTCACCTGGCCACGCCCACTGTCCcctgtgtgccacctgtgccatcCGTGACACAGGTGGGTCACCTGGCCACGCCCACTGTCCcctgtgtgccacctgtgccatcTGTGACACAGGTGGGTCACCTGGCCACGTCCACTGTCCcctgtgtgccacctgtgccacctgtgccatcTGTGACACAGGTGGGTCACCTGGCCACGCCCACTGTCCcctgtgtgccacctgtgccacctgtgccatcCGTGACACAGGTGGGTCACCTGGCCactgtgccacctgtgccacctgtgccatcCATGACACAGGTGGGTCACCTGGCCACGCCCACTGTCCCttctgtgccacctgtgccacctgtgccatcTGTGACACAGGTGGGTCACCTGGCCactgtgccacctgtgccacctgtgccatcCATGACACAGGTGGGTCACCTGGCCACGCCcactgtcccctctgtgccacctgtgccatcTGTGACACAGGTGGGTCACCTGGCCactgtgccacctgtgccacctgtgccatcTGTGACACAGGTGGGTCACCTGGCCactgtgccacctgtgccacctgtgccatcCATGACACAGGTGGGTCACCTGGCCACGCCcactgtcccctctgtgccacctgtgccacctgtgccatcCATGACACAGGTGGGTCACCTGGCCactgtgccacctgtgccacctgtgccatcTGTGACACAGGTGGGTCACCTGGCCACGCCCACTGTCCcctgtgtgccacctgtgccacctgtgccatcTGTGACACAGGTGGGTCACCTGGCCACGCCCCTGCCACACCCCCCTGGATCTcacctgtgcccagcccaggtgGTGACCCAGGTGTGCCACGCCCCTGCCACACCCCCCTGGATttcacctgtgccacctgcagccttgagctcagctgtgcccctgGGGCTCATCTGTGCCCCACCTGTGCCCCACCTGTGCCCTTGGGGCTCACCTGTGTCTCACCTGTGCCCCTGTGTCTCacctgtgcccctgtgccccaccTGTGCCCTCGGGGCTCACttgtgccacctgtgccacctgtgcctATGTCTCACCTGTGCCCCTGGGGCTCACCTGTGCCTCACCTGTGCCCCACCTGTGCCCCTGAGCTCACCTGTGCCGCCTGTGCCCCCATGTCCCCCCGTCTCACCTGTGCCCCTGGGGctcacctgtgccacctgtgccccCGTGTCTCACCTGTCCCACCTGTGCCCCTGAGctcacctgtgccacctgtgcccccatgtcccccctgtgccacctgtgccccTGGGGCTCACCTGTCCCACCTGCCTCACCTATGTCTCGCCTGTTCCACTTGtcccacctgtgccacctgtgtccCCCTTACCTGTGCCACCTGTTCCTTACCTGTGCCACCTGCGTCCCCCTCACCTGTCCctcacctgtgccacctgtccCACTCGTGTCACCTGTGTTGCCctcacctgtgccacctgtccCACCTGTGTTCCCCTCACCTGTTGCTCACCTGTCCCACCTGTCACCTGTATCTCACCTGTTCCTCACCTGTCCTTCACCTGTCCTCACCTGTCCCACCCGTGTCCCCCTCACCGGTTGCCCTCACCTGTGCCTCACCTGTTCGTTACCTGTCCCTACCTGTCCATCACCTGTCTTTCACCTGCCCCACCCATGtccccctcccctgtccctcacctgtGCCACTCCTGTCCCCCTTCCCTGTCTTTCACCTGTGGCACTCCTGTCCCACCCCGTGGCTCACCTGTGGCTCACCTGTCCCCCACCCTTCCCAcctgtccctcccctgtccctcacctggggCTCTCTTGTCCCTCTTCCCTGTCTTTCACCTGTGGcccacctgtccctcacctgtgcctcccctgtccctccctgtccctcccctgtccctcccctgtccctcacctgtccctcccctgtccctcccctgtccctccctgtccctccctgtccctccctgtccctcacctgtccctcccctgtccctcacctgtccctcccctgtccctccctgtccctcacctgtccctcccctgtccctcacctgtccctcacctgtccctcccctgtcccacccctgtccctcccctgtccctcacctgtccctcacctgtccctcaccctgtccctcacctgtccctcccctgtccctcccctgtcccacccctgtccctcacctgtccctcccctgtccctcacctgtccctcacctgtccctcacctgtccctcacctgtccctcacctgtcccatcccctgtccctcaccctgtcccatcccctgtccctcccctgtccctcacctgtccctcacctgtccctcacctgtcccccctgtccccacctgtccctcccctgtccctcccctgtccctcaccctgtccctcccctgtccctcccctgtccctcacctgtccctcacctgtccctcccctgtccctcacctgtccctcacctgtccctcccctgtccctcacctgtccctcacctgtccctaccctgtccccacctgtccctcccctgtccctcccctgtccccccccgtccctcccctgtccctcacctgtcccCCACCTGTCCCCCAcctgtccctcccctgtccctcccctgtcccccaCCTGTCCCCCACCTGTCCCCCACCTGTCCCCCACCTGTCCCccatctctccctcccctgtccTCCCCcgtccctcccctgtccctcacctgtcccCCACCTGTCCCCCACCTGTCCCCCACCTGTCCCCCACCTGTCCCCCACCTGTCCCccatctctccctcccctgtcctcccccatccctcccctgtccctcacctgtcccCCACCTGTCCCccatctctccctcccctgtccTCCCCcgtccctcccctgtccctcacctgtcccCCACCTGTCCCCCACCTGTCCCCCATCTGTCCCccatctctccctcccctgtccccccccgTCCCTCCCCCGTCCCTCAcctgtccctcacctgtcccACCTGCGCAGGCGGTGATCCAGGGCGCCTTCACGAGCGAGGACGCGGTGGAGACGGAGGCGGCGGCCACCGAGACCCACTACACCTATTTCCCCGCCGCGGGCGTGGCCGAcggcgccgccgccaccgcAGCCACCGCAGCCACCGCCGTCGTCACCACCCAGAGCTCCGAGGCGCTGCTGGGGCAGCCCACGCCCACAGGTGAGGGatgggggggcgggggcgggcaCCTGGGTGGGGTTTGGCGGCAcctggatggggtttgggggcacCTGGGTGAGGTTTGGGGGCACCTGGATGGGGTTTGAGGGCAcctggatggggtttgggggcacctgggtggggtttggggacacctgggaggggtttgggggtacCTGGGCGGGGTTTAGGGGCATCTGGGTGGGGTTGGGACTCACctgggtggggtttgggggcatctggatggggtttgggggcacctggatggggtttgggggcacCTGGGTGGGGTTGGGACTCACctgggtggggtttgggggcatctggatggggtttgggggcacCTGGATGGGGTTTGAGGGCAtctggatggggtttgggggcacCTGGGTTGGGTTTGGGACTCACctgggtggggtttgggggcacCTGGGTGGGGTTGGGACTCacctgggtggggttggggggCACCTGGGTTGGTTTGTGGGCAtctggaggggtttgggggcatCTGGAAGGGTTTGGGACTCACTTGGGTGAGGTTGGGGGGCACCTGGGTGGGGTTTGAGGGCATCTGGGTGGGGTTTGAGGTCACCTGGGTGCATTTGGGGTCTcccctgtgggatttggggtctccccTGTCCCATTTGGGGTCTCCCCTGTCCCGTTTGGGGTCTcccctgtgggatttggggtctccccTGTCCCGTTTGGGGTCTCccctttgggatttggggtctcccctgtgggatttggggtctccccTGTCCCGTTTGGGGTCTcccctgtgggatttggggtctccccTGTCCCATTTGGGGTCTCACCTGTGGAATTTGGGGTCTcccctgtgggatttggggtctccccTGTCCCGTTTGGGGTCTCCCCTGTCCCCTTTGGGGTCTCCCTTGTCCCATTTGGGGTCTCCCCTGTGGATTTGGGGTCTCCCCTGTCCCATGTGGGGTCTCACCTGTGGGATTGGGGTCTCacctgtgggatttggggtctcacCTGTGGGATTGGGGTCTCACCTGTCCCGTTTGGGGTCTCACCTGTGGGATTGGGGTCTCacctgtgggatttggggtctccccTGTCCCATGTGGGGTCTCACCTGTGGGATTGGGGTCTCACCTGTGGAATTTGGGGTCTCCcttgtgggatttggggtctccccTGTCCCATTTGGGGTCTCCCCTGTGGATTTGGGGTCTCCCCTGTCCCATTTGGGGTCTCCCCTGTGGATTTGGGGTCTCCCCTGTCCCATTTGGGGTCTCCCCTGTGGATTTGGGGTCTCCCCTGTCCCGTTTGGGGTCTCCCCTGTCCCCTTTGGGGTCTCACCTGTGGGATTGGGGTCTCACCTGTGGAATTTGGGGTCTCCcttgtgggatttggggtctccccTGTCCCATTTGGGGTCTCCCCTGTGGATTTGGGGTCTcccctgtgggatttggggtctccccTGTCCCCTTTGGGGTCTCACCTGTCCCGTTCGGGCTCGCAGGGCAGTTTTTCGTGATGATGTCACCTCAGGAGGTGCTCCCGGGTGGGGCCCAGCGCTCCATCGCTCCCCGTGCCCACCCCTACTCGCCGTGAgtacctgggcacacctggggcacacctggggcacacctggggcacacctgggcacagctgggttACAGCCAggcacacctgggacacacctgggcacatcTGGGAGCACACCcgggcacacctgggacacacctgggccAGACCTGGgaacacctgggcacagctgggaacacttgggcacacctgggcacacccaaACGCACCTGGGAcacacagctgggcacaccTGAGCACAGccggggcacacctgggcacacctgggcacagccggggcacacctggggcacacctggggcacacctgggcacccctggggcacacctgggcacacctgggcacagccgGGCTACAACCagacacacctgggacacaccgGGGCACACCTGAGCACAGccggggcacacctgggcacagccggggcacacctgggcagaCCCAGGCTACAACCAGACACACCTgagacacacctgggcacacctgggcagacctgggcacacctggggcacacctgggcagaCCCAGGCTACAACCagacacacctgggacacacctgggcacacccgggcacacctgggcacacctggggcacacctggggcacacctggggcacacctgggccAGACCTGGgaacacctgggcacagctgggaacacttgggcacacctgggcacacccaaACGCACCTGGGAcacacagctgggcacaccTGAGCACAGccggggcacacctgggcacacctgggcagaCCCGGGCTACAACCAGACgcacctggggcacacctgggacacacccgggcacacctgggcacacctggggcacacctggggcacacctgggcacacctgggcacacctggggcacacctgggcacagccgGGCTACAACCagacacacctgggacacacctgggacacacccgggcacacctgggcacacctggggcacacctgggcacagccgGGCTACAACCagacacacctgggacacaccgGGGCACACCTGAGCACAGccggggcacacctgggcacagccggggcacacctgggcagaCCCAGGCTACAACCAGACACACCTGagacacacctgggacacacccGGGCACACCcgggcacacctgggacacacctggggcacacctgggcacacctggggcacacctggggcacacctggggcacacctgggcacagccgGGCTACAACCagacacacctgggacacaccgGGGCACACCTGAGCACAGccggggcacacctggggcacacctggggacacctggggcacacctgggcacagccgGGCTACAACCagacacacctgggacacacacCGGGGCACACCTGAGCACAGccggggcacacctgggcacacctgggcagaCCCGGGCTACAACCAGACgcacctggggcacacctgggacacacccgggcacacctgggcacacctggggcacacctgggcacacctgggcacacctgggcacagccggggcacacctgggcacacctggggcacacctgggacacacctggggcacaccgGGGCACACCCGGGCACACCTGGGgtacacctgggcacacctggggcacacctgggcacacctgggcacacctggggcacacccgggcacacctgggcacacctggggcacacctgggcagaCCCGGGCTACAACCagacacacctgggacacacctggggcacaccgGGGCACACccgggcacacctgggcacacctgggcacacctggggcacacctgggcacacctgggcacacctggggcacacctgggcagaCCCGGGCTACAACCagacacacctgggacacacctggggcacacccGGGCACACCCGGGCACACCTGGGgtacacctgggcacacctggggcacatCCAGGCACACCTGGGgtacacctgggcacacctgggcaccccTGTGCCCACCTGAGCCCCTCCCGGCGCCGTTTCCCGCAGGAAGTCGGAGGCTCCCCGAGCCACCCGGGACGAGAAGCGCCGGGCACAGCACAACGAAGGTACCGGGGTCACCCCAGGGAGCGCCCCAGGGGTCACCCCAAACCTGAGGGGTCACCCCAAACCCGAGGGGTCACCCCAATCCCAGGGGTCACCCCAAACCTGAGGGGTCACCCCAATTCCGGGGGTCACCCCAATTCCCCAGGGTCACCCCAAATCTGAGGGGTCACCCCAGGGACTGTCCCAGGGGTCACCCCAAACCCGAGGGGTCACCCCAAACCTGAGGGGTCACCCCAGGGACCATCCCAGGGGTCACCCCAATCCCAGGGGTCACCCCAAACCTGAGGGGTCACCCCAATTCCTGCGGGGTCACCCCTGATCCCGAGGGATCGCCCCAATTCCCAAGAGTCACCCCAATCCTGAAGAGTCATCCTGGTCCCGGGGTCATCCCCGTGTTGGGGTTATCCCCCCATTCCCAATGCTCCGTTCCCAGTTGGgaattccccattcccagtcccccattcccagtcccccattcccaacccccattcccaacccccattcccagtcccccattcccagtcccccattcccagtcccccattcccaatccccattcccaatcccccattcccggtcccccattcccaatcccccattcccaatcccccattcccggtcccccattcccggtcccccattcccagtcccccattcccagtcccattCCCaacccccattcccagtcccccattcccaacccccattcccaatcccccGTTCCCAACTGGGaatcccccattcccaatcccccattcccaatccccattcccaatcccccattcccaatcccccattcccaacccCGTTCccaatcccccattcccaatccacattcccaatcccccattcccaatccccgttcccaatcccccattcccaacTGGGAATCCtccattcccaatccccattcccaactgggaatcccccattcccaatcccgTTCCCAGTCCCCCATTCCGAACTGGGAATCCCCATTCCAAATCCTCCATTCCCAACTGGGAATCCACAttcccaatccccattcccaaccccaattcccaatccccattcccaactgggaatcccccattcccaatccccattcccaatcccccattcccaatccccattcccaacGGGGaatcccccattcccaaccccaattcccaatccccattcccaactgggaatcccccattcccaatccccattcccaactGGGAATCTCCCATTCCCAACCCCAATTCccaatcccccattcccaatcccccattcccaatcccccattcccaatcccccattcccaacGGGGaatcccccattcccaatcccccattcccaatccccattcccagctgggaatCTCCCATTCCCAACCCCAATTCCCAATCCCCCATCCccaatcccccattcccaatccccattcccaatccccattcccaactGGGAATCTCCCATTCCCAACCCCAATTCccaatcccccattcccaatcccccattcccaatccccattcccaactgggaatcccccattcccaatccccattcccaatcccccattcccaatccccattcccaacGGGGaatcccccattcccaatcccccattcccaatccccattcccaactgggaatcccccattcccaaccccaattcccaatccccattcccaactgggaatcccccattcccaatccccattcccaatcccccatccccaatccccattcccaacGGGGaatcccccattcccaatcccccattcccaatccccattcccaactGGGAACCCCCCATTCCCAACCCCAATTCCCAACCCCGTTCCCAGTGGAGCGCCGGCGCCGGGACAAG from Corvus moneduloides isolate bCorMon1 unplaced genomic scaffold, bCorMon1.pri scaffold_165_arrow_ctg1, whole genome shotgun sequence encodes the following:
- the USF1 gene encoding upstream stimulatory factor 1 — its product is MYRVIQVADGQLDAQTEGTSAISGYPATQSMTQAVIQGAFTSEDAVETEAAATETHYTYFPAAGVADGAAATAATAATAVVTTQSSEALLGQPTPTGQFFVMMSPQEVLPGGAQRSIAPRAHPYSPKSEAPRATRDEKRRAQHNEVERRRRDKINNWIVQLSKIIPDCSMENTKSGQSKGGILSKACDYIQELRQSNLRLSEELQGLDQLQMDNEVLRQQVEELKNKNLLLRA
- the LOC116438915 gene encoding myosin tail region-interacting protein MTI1-like is translated as MTQVGHLATPTVPSVPPVPSVTQVGHLATPTVPSVPPVPPVPSMTQVGHLATPTVPCVPPVPPVPSVTQVGHLATPLPHPPGSHLCPAQVVTQVCHAPATPPWISPVPPAALSSAVPLGLICAPPVPHLCPWGSPVSHLCPCVSPVPLCPTCALGAHLCHLCHLCLCLTCAPGAHLCLTCAPPVPLSSPVPPVPPCPPVSPVPLGLTCATCAPVSHLSHLCP